The DNA segment AAAAGATAGAAGTAACAGCAATCCAAATTAAATAGACTAATTAAGCCAGTGAAACAAGTTCGCTACTCCCCAGTTTCTTTGGTTACTTCCCATTAAAAAGGCagattgggccaggcacggtggctcacacctataatcccagcactttgggaggccgaggcgggagattcacaaggtcaggagatcaagaccaacctggctaacacggtgaaaccccgtctctattaaaaatacaaaaaaattagccaggcacctgtagtcccggctacttgggaggctgaggcaggagaatggcatgaacctaggaggcagagcttgcagtgaaccaagatcgcgccactgcactccagcctgggcgatagagcatgacaccacctcaaaaaaaaaaaaaaaaaaaaaaaaggcagattgaCTTATATTGCCTGCCGATGCCTCTCCCCTTTCTGTGACACTTCTACCCcaaaattttttttccacagaAGGCTTAATGGAAAGAGAAATTTTGCATGTTTTGCAAATAATccaaaagggtgtgtgtgtgtgtgtgtgtgtgtatacagacaAGAGCAAAAGCAGACTATATTTATATCGTATCAAGCAAATAATAGAAGTATACACAGGACACCTCACCCTGCTCAGGTATATGTGGAGGTGTGGGTGAGGGGACACAGTTTCCCAAATGAAGCAAGACCTTCTTTGAGTTTTAAGAGCCATTAAGAGCTATAGATAGATGTAAAGATAGAAGGAAAGGCACTCTCTGCAGTGGGAAGTGCAAAAGAAaagcacacaagaaaaaaaaaaacaataagaagTCTATTGCTGGGAAATAAAATTTCGGCTTATGGAGTATCACTCCAGAGTTAAGCAAGTCTCAGATCCCATGGGACCATTTTAAGGGCTGTGGGTTCTATCCGGTAAGCAACAGAAAATTGTTGAAGGATTTTAAGTGAGagagagaatttgcatttctaaaaagatCATCCTCATCCTCCAGATGATGGACTTGAGGTTGACAACACTATCTGCTGAGATACCAGGTAGGAGGCAGCTATGATACCTTAGTTGAGAGATGTTAAGACCTTAAACTAGATCAGTAGAAGTGAAAGAATTTATGGCTGGGAGAAAGGTATAAAATGTTAAGTGGATTCAGTGTTCTAATGGTTGTTGTCTTAGTtcatgctataacaaaataccttagactgggtaatttaaacaacacaaatatacCACTCACAGCCagaaagctgggaagtccaagatcaagctgcTGGCAGATTCAATGTCTGGCGAGGGCACATCCCTCATAGATGGCCTCCTAGGTATCCTTACATGGAGGAAGGGCAAAAGGCTAACAAGCTTTCTCagtcctcttttataaggacattatCTTTTACAAAAACACACAAGGCCAAGGCCCTCGTGACCTGATGACCTCCCAAAGACCCTACTCCTAATACCAATACATTGGATttgatttcaacatatgaattttggaaaaacacaaacattcagaccatagcagttgTAGAGGCTaagaaaaagagtttaaaattACCTCTGGATTTCTGGTATGGCACCTGGATGGTAGTACACATCTATGATTCACTCTCCCAAATCTCTGcagcaaaatatatttcaaaattcaggATTTGacagcctgtagtctcagctacttggaaggctgacatggaaggatcacttgagtccaggagttcaagatcagcctgggcaacatagtgagaccttgtctcataaaaaaaaaaaaaaaaatcagatttttttggaTGTTAGAAATGTGATATGGTTTACATAATCATTGTAAAAGTGTACCCCAGCAGGGCCTGGGCAGTATTATGTAATCAAACAGCACTATTTCTGCAGCTGGACAAAATCCACTAAGTTGAATACACAATCACAATAGCCTCCTGACAGTTCACTCAGGCTTTGCTCCAACTGAGTTCAAGTTTTGCTAACAAatgagttaaattttgttttgctttgttttcagagGCTGATTTTTGAATTATAGATAAGAAATGGTACAATGTACTACTATCTATAAATAGAATACAGAGAGTGAGCAggttgtttgttcgttttttgaTGAGATGAAGGTTCTGGTTTGAACATATATAATCTCCAGTGATGAAGAAATGTTAAAGATGTCCAACAGGCAatcatatagaaaagaaaattagtttgGACAGTTTGAAACTGAAACAATTATAGGGAAAAGGTGTACTTGGGGGAATATTCTCTCTTTAGTGCCAAAAATAAGAGCCCAACTCTGAGAATGACCCAAGGAAGTGTCATATAATTGTCAGTAGTCTCTAATGACCTAGAATTCAGAGTCCTACTTGTCTTTGCTTTGCAATAAGTGAATGTACTTTTGTCTCTTGCCACTGCTGGAATTGATTTGAATTTAGTTTTCCCCCTGAGTGTACATGAGTTGTGTTAAATTTCAGCCAAATTACATAGTATGAATTATTTTGATACTAACTAAATGCATAATTGAGCAGCTAACTGAAAATACCTTCCTTTTCAATAGGATTTTATATCTATAAAGTATCTATCATTCCAAATGTATTTTTGCACTTGATGGACTAAAGAACTGAATACATGTGAAGATGATTCAGGCACTGATCATTTCTAAAATCCTAAATATGATAATATTTTCCTTAGGAGAAATATTTCACCCACCAAGAATGTAAAGGCAGGTTAAAATTGAAAGTGTCTACGGAAGGCTTAATTATCCAATCAGAGCTTCCAAGACTACATTCCTACAAATCATTGAGGGATCTATTTTAATCTCTCAATGTAGTCTTTTTGTGGAGAGGGGGAGTGTAATTCCTACAATTTGTCTCATACTTGTTtcatagtaaaaaagaaaagcattaaatATTAACAGAATATAAACCAAATAATAAACTGGCTATGTTTTCTCTAATAAATTTTCAGACTCCACCCAGAACTCTAACTCAGTCATAAAACTTTAAGAGTTCAGAATAGAGCTGGACAGAAGGTTTCTCCCTCAAAATTTCACTGAATTCTTATCACCAAAATcccctcagaaaaaaatatttctagtttttcctGTTCCCAAATACACTACAGCATGATGAGAACCCATTtaacacaaaatatgtataatgAACAAGGTTTCATGTAGTTCTTAATATTTGAAAGATTTAATCTAGCACCAAGGTCCTGGAGCCTCAAGCCCTACAATACATGTTTAATTAGGATTACAGTaaagtttttaagaaataatttattttctttcatgtgagtgggtgtgtgcctgtgtgtgtgtgtgtgtgtgtgtgtatacgcatgtatgagacagagaaaaagaaagctggTAGAAAAATCAgcctttaaaagaacaaaaattcaaCAGAATAGTGCTATTTTCACATTGAGGGCTCCAGCACTTTCGTGGTCATAAAGCAGTCTAATTGTTTAgaccaacatttttaaaaataaaataataaagaacataCATGTTGTAAGGTTAAGCACTGTTTCATATTAATAAAACTTGTTTCATTTATATACACTCACATTGGAGTTTACAGAGTTGAGGCAGAGAATAAATTAGTTATTGAGGATtgcagtaaaaggaaaaaaaagtttaaagaaacttAGTGTTAAGGAAGTGTGCTTGAAATCAAAAATCTGGAGTGTTGCAAATGGATGAAAGGCACTGGGTAGCTgcctcataaaatatattttaagccaATATAATAAAAAGATCAGAAGACTAAATAATGTTATCCACATTGacttaaaaaattaactgtgGCTTGGAAATACCAAGAAGGAACTAAAAATCTCAACTGACATGGCATCATCAATATGCATGCTATTCCACAATGAGAGGAGCATGATGCCTTCACTGGGTAGTTTCCACGAAGTCAGGCAATATTTGGACAAGTAGAAATGAGGGTAAATCAGAGTGAAGAAAGAGCAATGGACAATTCTGTAATTACAAAGGccttacaaattatatgaaagaaaaaagataaacatctTATGGTAAGTGAGGATGTGGGTGGTGAAAAGTAAGATACAGGAGTCATGAGTCAAGCCACTGGAATGATCATGCCATCTCTGAGTGAAATGAAGTTAGAATACCTCTCTTGGCTTCAATTTTTCATAAATGGATGGTTTGACTATTGAATCTCCAAAGTGAGAAAGGGATCCCGAGAATGCTAGGGCTGGAAGATACTCCTGAttgtttttaaggttttgttaTCTTAATCTAGGAaagtattatttttcctatttaacaGATAGATTAAGTTACACTGTTACTCTAGCTAATGAAAACATGTTACATTTCTCACTAGAGGTTAAGAGGAAAGACAGTCTGGTAACATCTGCCTAGTAAGTAATGAAGACTAATATTCAAAATTCAGGGAACAACTCCTATATCTCATATTTAAACAGTATTTAGCACATTTGTTTCTCTGTATGGAGACAAGATTAAGAGGTCAGGTGAGATCCTTTTAAGAAATGTAGAAAAGTGGTGATTGAATTAATAATTACATCATGTTATGCTGTGGTTGGCTTTTAGATTTCCATCTAatcttaaaaagaagaagaaaaataacccCACTACATGTTGCATCAGGCATTTTAAGTAAAACgtgcaatttaaaatatatttttaaaatgtgtggagATAGAACAAAACAAATCTAGTggaattgttattattatcagaaacttctACGTAAAAATGTTGGTTAAAGCAATATATAAAGATTGATTCTCGGTACAAATTGCTTGGAAAGTTTAACATGTGCGCTAGATTTCAgatattaaaagttaaattaaaaaaagaatctaatgGCAGCGTGTGACTTTAACCTCATGGATTTTAGCCACAAAcgcaaagaaaaatatatacaataaaagaaGCAACAGATTTTCCCACAAGCAGAGATTTTCTAATTAAAATGCTGtcactttaatattttttagctATAGAATTTGACTGTAAATGTCTTCATTATGTAGTGTAACTTCTATAGCAAGTTATGTTAACGTTTTCAAGAATCGGAAATATTGGTAACTCGATGGGGTTCTTAAAACAGAAATAGTTTCTTTGATGAgttggaaagagaaggaaataaaagtctAAGGTAAGCGCCAGTTTCACCCTCAATTCTTAGGCTTCAGAAAAGCCTAATTAGGCAGGGAAAGGAATTTGGGCCTGGCACACCCAAGCTTAGACGTGGCAGGATCCTGAAACAATGTTTTTTTGAACCTTTGAGTCATATGCCACAGGCAAACCATAGCCGCGATATGCAGGTCCTTAAGTCAACAGGTCCTCTAACGAGATGGTGAGTGGTTGGTGCGTGGCAGTTGGATTTCTTCCCGCCACGGAAGAAAAGAACTCTTCTCCATTGATCAGGAAAGTGGGCCCAACTCTGGCTTGGAGAGCGCACCCGGAAAAGTGCAGAGTcgaaacagagagagaggggtGTCTGCGTCCCGGCCAGAGAGCCCTTTCCAAACCACTCGGAAACCATTTAAATGGCTCGGCGGCCGCGGTTTGCAGCCTAGAACTGTTTGGGGTCCCCGGCTAGGAAAGTTGCCTGGCAAAGCCATGTCTTTCGCTGTCGCAGGATGTCCTCTCGGGCAGAGAGGCTGGAGGAGACAGGCAACCTGCTAGCCGGAGTGGAAGCGCGCCCGCCTCCCGCCGGGCCCTCCCTCTCAGGGTCCCCACCCTGCGACCCTCCCAAGGGCAAGTCCGGGGCCACCAGGTCTTTGGTCTCCGTCCAGCTCCTCAGGGGCCGCCCCATTGGGACTGGCGGGGGCACCGTGGGCGAGAGGGTGTGACCGGGCTCCCCCCCGGGGAGCCACCTGCCCCTTGGCCCAGGGCGCCCCTTTCGGGATCTCTCCAGGGGCAACCGACACACTGCTCTCGAGACCGTCTCCAACCGGCCACCTGGACCGTAGCCCTGTCCCCAACACGTGAACCCCTGCGGCCGTCCTCCCGCCTGCTCTAACGCAGCCCAGGGGTACCGCGTCTCCCTCCGCCTGCCGCCGGCTTACCTGGcgggtgggcagggcagggtggcgGGAAGCGGCGGCCGGGCAGGCGCTGGACGTGGGCTAGGCGCCAGGTGCAGGTGGCGGCGGCTGCGACTCCGTTTGCTGTCACCACAGTTGCGGCTCAGTAgagctcctcctcctccgccgccTCCTGCCTTCCCGCTGGGCCTCCCGCGTTGCCTGGAGAGGCAGAACCGAGGCTCGGCTTCCACTTGGAGTCTCCCAGGTGAGCTCCAGCCTGCGACGTCGGCAGGGGCGAGGCCCCGCTTCCGCGCCTGCGCGCCAGCCTCCCGCCCCGCCCCAGCCCTACCTGAGCGCTCCAGGTGAGAACCTTGGATCGCGCGCGCAGGGTGGGGGCGCCGTCCGGGCCAAGCCTGGCTGTCGCGCGGCTTCTCTCTGAGCGGTCGGCGAGGCTGCTGCTCCGCGCAAGTTGTGGCTCCCGGCCCATCTACATTGGAGGAATCCTGCACTGACCTGGTGGCAGTGATCACCTTGTAGCCAGAACACAGTCTGCTGGGTCCTTGGGGAACCAGAAGTTCTAGATTTCCTCCACGCggttcctcccttcctcctcggTTCGCCAAAATGAAGGGGTGCGCTGCCTCCGAGGACCACTTCGGGAGGGCAGCAACTGCTGGCTCATGTGGTTTCCTCGGGCAGGGTTCAGCAGCTTCTGTCACCAGTTAGGTTTCGTGAGCTTCCTTCCCGTGTAGTCTTGATTTCATCACTTGACTCACTTCAGCGCAGCTAGTGGTTTCCGTTTCTGTACGCGGGCGCTCTGGTAGGGGCGCCTCACGTCCAAAGGAGGAGTCTTCTTCCAAAGAAGAGCCTTTGGTATTTGGCAGAGCCTCGCCAATTTGGGGCGCACCTCCCCTTCCTGGGATGCTCTCAGAAGGCAAACCAATTCCCAGAAGAGAGGGAAAAACAGCCACAACAGAGAGAACCTTTGCTGTCCCTGTTTGGAAAGAGATTGGGATTTCCTGGAGAGGGCTTGCTTCTACTGTAGGTTTGTTTAAAAGCTCAACATCTATTCTGGAAGAGAACAACGCAGACTCCAGGAAGATGGTGGGGTTTGctgtttttaagacaaaaaaaattgttaaacagTATTTGTTCCATTTATGACACAACTTTCTGTTTCAGCCTTCCTTCtgctgctgcaacaaacattGACACACCCAAAACCAGGACTTAAAATGGCCTTTATACCTTTCTATGAACTCATTTCTTTGGCCCTATCCCAAAGATATCTAGGGATATAAATAGAAAACTAGCTAAAAACTTTTTGGTGTCGTGTTTAATCACATGGTGGTAGGTTTTACTATGAAGTTTAGTTGTGGCCTTCCTCCTACATTTTGACATGCTCTTATGGTGCTTATTCACTGTTTTATTAGTGCTATGCGTGACCTAAAAGTAAGGTTTAAAATACAGGTTAGTATAGTATCAACAAGTGTATCTTTAGTATTCGACTACTCTAAGACATTGGTTTTAGCATCCATAGTACTATTTTATACTAGGACATCTATGAGTTAGGGTTTAAGACTTTAGTAAACTAGGTAGTTCTTTGCTTGTTTTACATGTCATGGTTATTTTGCGAGCACCAAGGAACCTTCAAGTATTTGCAACATTTTAATATCAGTACCTACAAGCAATTGCCAAGCTCCCTttccctccaaaaacaaacaaacaaaaaaatagttcaGGAGATACTTGTGTGTATTGATATACTAACTTGGCAGTGTTTTTCCTTAGGTCCAGGTCCAGAACTGAAAATACTAACTACTCaaattctcttctccttctccttcttcttcgtTGTGCCACTTTGTCGTTTACCCCTAACCAGAGGTTAATGTTAGTCTTTGGAAAATTTGTAAGGTATCCTAAATGTATGACCAAGAAACCTGTACCCTTTTTCACGCACCACCCATCTCTGAATGAAGAGCCAAAGATTGTCAGAGTTTTGATGTCCCACCAGGCGAAGAGCAACACTTTTCACTGACAATCAGGACAGAGCAGATGGATATAGAATAACAATCTGGAATCCAAGGACTGAGATGCATTGACAGCAAGACTAGTAACGTCAAATAACAACTGAAAAGAGAAGCTAGGGTAGACCTATTAAAAGAGAGAGCCAGCAAACAGGACCAAAATGCTGGATGAGGAGTctaaaaagaacagaagaaacaaaaaagatcagGAGTTACTAAAATTTGACTGTCAGTTTTACAATGGAGACAGACAATTTAAAGAAGGAAGCAGTTTTTCTGAGTGTGGCATTACTTGTGCACGTTGAGTgtcatatatatagagagagagaaagagagagagtgagagagtgagagagagagagagagatatcttggggatgagacctgtctaaacacaaaattcatttatgtttcatatacaccttatacacatagccttaaggtaattttataaaacattgtaaataattttatgcatgaaacaaagtttgtgtaaaGTACTTATGTGTGGAATTTTCAACTTGTGgtgtcatgttggtgctcaaaaagttttgaattttggaacatttcagattttggatctGTGGATTAGGGATGCTCCACCTGTACTATTTTACACAACGTTGCTTGTACTATTTCAAAGCATTCTGAAAGCAAAgtcttaatattaataaaaaattttctatgtgacaataaaattaaaatgctgcaggcccaagaaaaaaatattatcatattgaaatatttaatgcCCCAAATCTAATCAGATGCAGGTTTTTGAAAGTACCATCCTattcaaaattatgaaataaagaatTTGTTTCATAAAGAGAAATTAGCATTTCATCATAAATAAAATCCAGGAACCTTAGTGTAGACATGCTTCAGAAATAAGCTAATTTTAATAGTATATGTTTGACATATAATGACAGTTAAGATAGAAAACTGGGCAGATTTTACACAGGAAGGAAACAAacattctctctcacacacacacacacacacatacttattccatacacacacacacacatacacacacgactAGCCACAAAATGCTCATTTGCATGGATTTGAAACAATACTCACTCCTTAATACTTTctgttaacatttaaattaatgcCAAGACCAgcacctggcacttagtaggtacttaataaatatgtgttaaatgaataaattgaccCATCAAGTACCATAAAAAAATATGCCTAGTGTCTTGAGCAATTTACAGGTCTAAAGAATGGTTTTACCCAACAGTAATGACAAATAAACCAAGGCAGATAAGAACACTAGACTGGTAATCTGAATTGCAAAGTTCTAAGAACAATAGCTACCAGCTTTCACATACCTACATTTCAAAAGACACTATGCAAAACAACTTACACTCCTACAAATTACTTTACATCTGGCTTAAATATTCTCTTccacaaaacaaaatagtggtacAAGATGATCTACAGGCTTCTTTACATTCTGATTCATATAAACTCTATGCCAAGAGAATtgggcaaataaataaataaacaaatgaaacctTCTGGATATAGCAATAATAATGGGACagcaaagatgaagaaactgaaattatTTAGCTGAGATCaaaattttaattcataaaaaatagttgtaatatataatgtagcAAGTAAATGTGTAAAGTTACTAAGCCTAACTTTAAACTATTTTAGTTTGTTAATTGTTTAATTGTTGGTTACACAACTTTGCTTTGAAACATACTCTAGAAACAGTTTTGCCTCATGAGGGAACTAGAGCTTTTAGTGAGGATCTCAAAGTCAGACTGAGAGATTTGGCTCAAAGACTGAACAGATTGGAATAATTTCTTCTCAAAGCAGTAAAAGTGTTGAAATGCTATTGATTCAAGCAGAGAATAGAGGTGGTATCACAGTGAAGAGCCACAAACATGtgggcatttttaaaataatgattcaaCATAATTCTACATTGTGTTTAAAATATTGCAAGTTAAAACAGGGAAAATATAAATAGGTTATTTTAGTATGAACTTTTTTGGACATTGTTTTATATGATTCTTCCCCCTGTAGAATCTCAGAACAATCATCTCAGATTTTCAAAGTGGTTCACATACTATGAGGGGTTGACTTAGATTACAACAAAACTATGTCTTGCTAATCTTGTATTCttagtacttggcacatagtaggcactcaacaaatatttgatgaaatgtATTGAATAGAGTGCATTGTTTCAAGCTTTTAAGCATTAGCATAAGAGCAAAAAGAAATGTCATGCTGAGTCAGAATAATATTCAATCTAACTGGCTCTAAATTCTGACAGTGGCACCAAAGAATATTTTGTGGGAAACTATGGTGATAGTCTTGCATGATGTTGACCTCAGTGATGTACTTGAGTATCCCCCACTCACTCTTTTCCtaaattgatttctctttttctgtaacatgtttctttaaattgaaaagaaattaatattcattacagagaaatcagaaaatacaCATAACTGCAAAGAAACTAGCTTTGAAATACTCAGAATTCCTTATACCAAGATGAATCAGTGCTATCAGACCCTTTCTATCATGCATCTTTGcagaattttttaattgaaaaagttGGCAGGAGGCACGGCATGGAATGGGGAACATAGAGGGATACAGAGACAggtttgtaaaataaaaactagatcaTTCTGGGGACTTGTTTTGTAGCCAGAGTTTTCTACTTGACATATAATTAAAtgtcaataaatttattttacagtATTATTTTAATGGCTGCCTGATATCCCTTTGTAAGGATTTATTTAATCTGTCACTTACTGTTGGACAATGAAGATTGCTCCCAAATTTTGCTATTGCAACCAGTGCTATAATGATCATACTCTTCATCTGTTGAAACATTTATTACGATTTTCTTCTAattgacttttattttgtttttgttttatatagagatgggggtttcactatgttgcctaggctgcaattgaactcctgaactcaagcaatcctcctgtctcggcctcccaaagtgctgggattacacgcatgagccaccaggccagggatatttttgtcttttgagacagggtcttgttctgttgcccaggctggatcacagtggtgcaatcatggctcactgcagcctcaacctcccaggctcaagtgatccctccacctcagcctcctgaatatctgggactacaggcatgtttcATTATgtctggcttttattttattttattttattttattttttggagagatgaggtcttactatgttgcccaggctgttctcgaactcctagactcaagcaatcctccttcttcagcctaccgtagtgctgggcttataggcaggagccaccatgcccagccctgactTTTATTAAGCCACATTGTGTCAATTATCCAGATCCTAAACTATGACAATGTCATTAGAGGCATCATATCACAAAAACAAGAGGTAGAATACCTATTAACAATTTACAATTTTCTATtggtaagaaaaataataagaata comes from the Pan troglodytes isolate AG18354 chromosome 13, NHGRI_mPanTro3-v2.0_pri, whole genome shotgun sequence genome and includes:
- the LOC134807986 gene encoding uncharacterized protein LOC134807986 yields the protein MVWLPLVFCFNAQQEDMEVQHHLEFTWLERNAFPVSWRRSFRSLQDLTLSPRLECRGVILAHWSLHLLGSSNSPASASQVAGTTANPTIFLESALFSSRIDVELLNKPTVEASPLQEIPISFQTGTAKVLSVVAVFPSLLGIGLPSESIPGRGGAPQIGEALPNTKGSSLEEDSSFGREAPLPERPRTETETTSCAEVSQVMKSRLHGKEAHET